In Chryseobacterium lactis, a single genomic region encodes these proteins:
- a CDS encoding ABC transporter ATP-binding protein codes for MHLQIKQANIGYNKTLISNANADLKLDDVCLLIGNNGVGKTTLIKSVLHQIPLLNGEILINGKNVKQLSVKEIAENIAIVFSKSVVPQHYTVEDLISLGKYIYYPFYFELKKEDREEVGHIIHELELTQYRYTLLKNLSDGNLQKAFIGRAITQNAPVIILDEPTTHLDEKNKIIILKTLRKLAKEQNKLILFSSHDWRLAKEFADKIWYIKDTQLYAGIVEDILLQHDELINPALFQVNEYFIPPKISAPQVNKEMLYSLLQKNFQKDLSLLNFEYQSDFWVVTTESSKHQCESFEEIINFVGNIY; via the coding sequence ATGCACCTACAAATCAAACAAGCCAACATCGGTTACAACAAAACACTCATTTCAAATGCAAATGCAGATCTGAAACTTGATGATGTATGCTTATTGATCGGGAATAACGGTGTAGGTAAAACCACTTTAATCAAGTCTGTTTTACATCAGATTCCTTTATTAAACGGGGAGATTTTAATCAATGGAAAAAATGTAAAGCAACTTTCTGTAAAGGAAATCGCGGAGAATATTGCGATTGTCTTCTCAAAATCCGTTGTTCCGCAGCATTATACTGTTGAAGATCTTATTTCATTAGGAAAATACATCTACTACCCTTTTTATTTTGAATTAAAAAAAGAGGACCGTGAAGAAGTAGGCCATATCATTCATGAGCTGGAACTTACTCAATATAGATATACCCTTCTTAAAAATCTTTCGGATGGTAATCTTCAAAAAGCATTTATTGGACGGGCTATCACTCAAAACGCTCCTGTTATTATTCTGGATGAGCCAACGACCCATTTGGATGAAAAAAATAAGATCATCATTCTTAAAACCCTCAGAAAACTAGCCAAAGAACAAAATAAACTGATACTGTTCTCCTCTCACGACTGGAGATTGGCCAAAGAATTTGCGGACAAAATATGGTATATAAAAGACACCCAACTATATGCAGGAATTGTTGAAGATATTTTACTCCAACATGATGAACTGATCAACCCTGCTCTATTTCAGGTGAACGAATATTTTATTCCTCCAAAAATTTCGGCACCACAAGTTAACAAAGAAATGTTGTATTCCTTACTTCAAAAAAACTTCCAAAAAGACCTTTCTTTACTTAATTTTGAATATCAGAGCGATTTTTGGGTAGTCACTACTGAATCCTCCAAACATCAATGCGAATCTTTTGAAGAAATCATTAATTTCGTTGGAAACATTTATTAA
- a CDS encoding FecCD family ABC transporter permease has translation MSKRFKVLCLLLIIAILIGAVINLNTGFLSLGFLDFFQDSSNSQIAEIRINRVLVMLLAGISIPTSGFLMQEYFQNPLAGPDILGITSVASLSVAFYIFFSHDILLPEFIQNSFLSLSAIGGSLLLMLILLSMSNKFQDKSYLIIFGFLVSAFAGAIVSLLQFYAENQSLKNYILWSFGANNMVSRNQIYVLSILVLIGLFFCFKTIKPLIGNSLGTSYAQSLGVNLKQLKLLIIVASSLLSASITAFLGPILFIGIIVPHFCRLVYNPSKLWQQWILNMFLGMLIMLFFSIIAEKTQIPLNVISSVFGIPVILLMLLKQNKV, from the coding sequence ATGTCAAAAAGATTTAAGGTCCTGTGTTTATTGTTAATCATTGCTATCCTTATTGGTGCAGTTATTAATCTGAACACAGGATTTTTGAGCTTAGGTTTTCTGGATTTCTTCCAGGATTCTTCAAACAGCCAAATTGCAGAAATCCGCATCAATAGAGTTTTAGTAATGCTATTGGCTGGAATTTCAATTCCTACATCCGGTTTTCTGATGCAGGAATATTTTCAGAATCCATTAGCAGGACCAGATATATTGGGAATTACTTCGGTAGCCAGTTTATCTGTTGCTTTTTACATTTTCTTTTCACATGATATTCTGCTTCCGGAATTTATTCAAAACAGCTTCTTAAGCTTGTCGGCTATTGGAGGAAGTCTACTGCTGATGCTTATCCTTCTCTCAATGTCCAATAAATTTCAGGATAAATCATATCTCATCATTTTTGGTTTTCTGGTATCAGCATTTGCAGGCGCCATTGTTTCTCTTCTTCAGTTTTATGCTGAAAATCAAAGTCTGAAAAATTATATTCTATGGTCTTTTGGAGCGAATAATATGGTCAGTAGAAATCAGATTTATGTGTTATCGATATTAGTTTTGATCGGATTATTTTTCTGTTTTAAAACCATAAAACCACTGATCGGAAACTCTTTGGGGACCTCGTACGCACAGAGCTTAGGGGTAAACCTGAAGCAATTGAAACTATTGATCATTGTAGCGTCTTCGCTGCTTTCCGCTTCCATTACAGCCTTTTTAGGCCCTATTCTATTCATCGGAATTATCGTTCCGCATTTTTGCAGACTGGTGTATAATCCATCCAAATTATGGCAGCAATGGATATTGAATATGTTCCTGGGAATGCTGATCATGCTGTTTTTCTCCATTATTGCAGAAAAAACACAAATTCCTTTGAATGTGATCAGTTCTGTATTTGGTATTCCTGTGATCCTCCTGATGCTTTTAAAACAGAATAAAGTATAA
- a CDS encoding GxxExxY protein — protein MTENEISRIVFDAGLKIHKKLGAGLFEHVYEECMFYELKRSGYLVEKQKLLPIIYEDLKVENAFRLDMLIENKVILEIKTVDYISPIHKAQLLTYLKMTGCKLGMLLNFQSDIFKNGVTRIVNHL, from the coding sequence ATGACAGAAAATGAAATATCAAGAATTGTTTTTGATGCAGGCTTAAAAATTCACAAAAAGCTTGGGGCAGGATTATTTGAACATGTTTACGAAGAATGCATGTTTTATGAACTTAAGAGATCAGGATATCTGGTAGAAAAACAAAAATTACTTCCGATTATATACGAAGATTTAAAAGTTGAAAATGCTTTCAGACTAGATATGCTGATAGAAAATAAAGTTATATTAGAAATAAAAACAGTTGATTATATCAGCCCCATTCATAAAGCTCAGCTTTTAACATATTTGAAAATGACTGGATGCAAATTAGGAATGCTACTTAATTTTCAATCAGATATTTTCAAAAATGGAGTTACCCGAATTGTCAATCATTTATAA
- a CDS encoding MarR family winged helix-turn-helix transcriptional regulator — MDNNKEKIENVDLILKQTWLAVSKMYTELAQEHDSTAVQALTLLKIDPKEGTRSTNLGPKMAIEPTSLTRIIKLLEDNGYIYKEKTTTDKREVIIKLTDKGLNSRNMSKEVVVNFNKKVMEKIAPEKMETFKDVMAEIMKIANELLNNRK; from the coding sequence ATGGATAATAATAAGGAAAAAATAGAAAACGTAGATTTAATTTTGAAGCAAACCTGGCTGGCTGTTTCAAAGATGTACACAGAATTGGCTCAAGAGCATGATTCTACAGCTGTACAAGCCCTTACCCTTCTTAAAATTGATCCCAAAGAAGGTACACGAAGTACAAATCTTGGCCCTAAGATGGCTATAGAACCCACCTCTTTAACGAGAATCATCAAACTTCTGGAAGACAACGGATATATCTATAAGGAAAAGACCACCACCGATAAACGGGAGGTGATCATTAAGCTTACAGATAAAGGACTCAATTCAAGGAATATGTCTAAAGAAGTCGTTGTTAACTTTAATAAAAAGGTGATGGAAAAAATCGCTCCTGAAAAAATGGAAACATTTAAAGATGTGATGGCTGAAATCATGAAAATTGCAAACGAATTATTAAATAACAGAAAATAA